A DNA window from Flammeovirgaceae bacterium contains the following coding sequences:
- a CDS encoding FMN-binding glutamate synthase family protein: MRRQFLIISLVIISGIWVVSLSWPPILWSFVVIGPLFLIGLNDIFQRKQTIRRNFPVIGNLRYLLESIRPEISQYFIETNANGVPFSRQHRSLVYQRAKNVLSTQPFGTQNNMYEVGFEWVNHSLNPTTVDPEILRVTIGGPDCLQPYNASILNISAMSYGSLSKNAVLALNKGAKLGGFAHNTGEGGLTEYHLKHGGDLIWQIGTGYFGARTHSGEFDPGLFKEKASLKNVKMIEIKLSQGAKPGHGGILPAEKVSEEIARIRNVPVGKSVLSPPGHSAFTTPMEMMDFIKKLRGLSGGKPIGIKLCIGKRREFISICKAMVESGVQPDYVDIDGSEGGTGAAPIEFSDRIGTPLVEALSFAHNTLVGYNLRNKVKVLCSGKIISAFDVVKNIAIGADVCYSARGMMMAVGCIQALLCNTNKCPTGVATQNPQLVAGLDVENKAQRVASFHKETIHSVAEMLGSMGLHSSTELRPWHRMRRTDFTEIKHYGEIYPHLKPGDLLKDELPKGWERAVLAASASTFKNVDTGS; this comes from the coding sequence ATGAGAAGGCAGTTTTTAATTATATCCCTGGTAATAATTTCAGGGATATGGGTGGTTTCCCTTTCCTGGCCACCCATATTGTGGTCCTTTGTCGTCATTGGCCCATTGTTCCTCATCGGCTTAAACGATATTTTTCAAAGGAAGCAGACGATCAGGAGGAATTTCCCTGTAATAGGCAACCTCCGTTATTTGCTTGAAAGCATAAGGCCGGAGATAAGCCAGTATTTTATTGAAACAAACGCCAATGGCGTACCCTTTAGCCGGCAACACCGCTCCCTTGTTTATCAAAGGGCCAAAAACGTGCTCTCCACGCAACCGTTTGGCACGCAAAACAATATGTATGAAGTGGGGTTTGAGTGGGTGAACCATTCTTTGAACCCCACTACGGTGGACCCGGAAATACTGAGGGTAACGATTGGCGGCCCCGATTGCCTTCAACCGTACAACGCGAGCATCCTGAATATCTCTGCCATGAGCTATGGCTCGCTCAGCAAAAATGCCGTACTGGCGCTAAACAAAGGTGCCAAGCTGGGCGGCTTTGCCCACAACACGGGAGAGGGCGGGCTCACCGAATACCATTTGAAGCATGGCGGGGACCTGATCTGGCAAATTGGCACCGGGTATTTTGGCGCACGTACCCACAGTGGGGAATTTGACCCTGGCCTTTTTAAGGAAAAAGCCTCCCTCAAAAACGTAAAGATGATAGAGATCAAGCTCTCCCAGGGCGCCAAACCAGGCCATGGCGGCATCCTTCCTGCCGAGAAAGTAAGCGAAGAAATTGCCAGGATACGCAATGTGCCGGTAGGAAAATCCGTATTGTCGCCACCGGGCCATTCCGCTTTCACCACGCCAATGGAAATGATGGATTTTATAAAAAAACTGAGGGGGCTTTCGGGGGGAAAACCTATTGGCATTAAGTTGTGCATTGGAAAGAGAAGGGAGTTTATCTCCATATGCAAGGCCATGGTGGAGTCTGGGGTACAACCCGACTACGTGGACATTGATGGCAGCGAGGGGGGCACCGGGGCGGCACCCATTGAGTTTTCGGACCGCATTGGCACCCCACTGGTGGAGGCCCTTTCATTTGCCCACAACACCCTGGTGGGTTATAACCTCAGGAATAAGGTAAAGGTACTGTGCAGTGGCAAAATCATCAGTGCATTTGATGTGGTAAAAAACATAGCCATTGGTGCCGATGTGTGTTACTCCGCCAGGGGTATGATGATGGCCGTGGGTTGCATCCAGGCCTTACTTTGCAATACAAATAAATGCCCTACCGGGGTGGCCACACAAAACCCACAACTGGTGGCCGGCCTCGATGTGGAGAACAAGGCCCAACGCGTGGCCTCCTTTCATAAGGAAACCATCCACAGCGTGGCCGAAATGCTGGGCTCCATGGGGCTGCACTCCTCCACGGAACTACGCCCCTGGCACCGGATGCGCAGGACGGATTTTACCGAGATCAAACACTATGGGGAAATTTACCCACACCTCAAGCCGGGGGACCTCCTGAAAGACGAGTTGCCCAAAGGCTGGGAGCGCGCGGTGCTGGCAGCGTCCGCTTCCACTTTTAAAAACGTGGATACGGGCTCGTGA
- a CDS encoding TonB-dependent receptor plug domain-containing protein, with amino-acid sequence MNKIPFLLLAFAISCPAWAQNNFKAIIKDSESNEPLVGATAILQNTTLGATADVNGLVEINNTPNGRQVIEFRYIGYVPLKKSFQFPLASSTPLEVLLVADTEEMEEVVITATRSSRTIADLPTRVEAISGEELAEKGNMKPGDIRMLLNESTGIQTQQTSATSYNSSIRIQGLDGKYTQLLRDGMPLYSGFSGGLGLLQIVPLDLQQVEVIKGASSTLYGGGAIAGLVNLVSKTPSEDRELNFMLNGTSALGLDVSGFYSQKFEKVGTTIFASSNHGTPYDPANIGLTAIPKFDRFTLNPKLFVYLNGNTSFNVGLNTTMEKRTGGDLNYIEGKPTVANPYFEENTTARVSSQTGVDHKIDGHRKLSFRNSTSYYDRGIRIPSYEFSGVQWASFSELAYNKRGTKMEWIAGLNLWTDQFKQNNVAPAEAIDYNYNTVGVFVQNTWNASSLLTLETGMRGDYQNKYGFFALPRVSAMFKLHPKLTARAGGGLGYKAPTVFTEDAERIQFQNVLPINTATTEAEKSTGGNLDFNYKSPLSDNMTFNINTLFFYTRIDNPLILVPAGGYYEYQQPAGLIDTKGIETNVKLTYNDLKLFVGYTLADVNTHYNGNTSAFPLVAKHRLNNVLMYEVEGKLKIGLEGYYFSRQKLNDGAIGQSYWIFGLMTEKLWENFSLFLNFENFGDTRQTRFDTIFTGPVNNPTFRDIYAPVDGFVVNGGIKVKL; translated from the coding sequence ATGAACAAAATACCTTTTTTGCTTTTGGCCTTTGCCATAAGTTGCCCTGCATGGGCACAAAACAATTTTAAAGCCATAATAAAAGACAGCGAAAGCAACGAACCGCTGGTCGGGGCCACTGCCATCCTGCAAAACACCACGCTGGGGGCCACCGCAGACGTGAATGGACTGGTCGAAATCAATAACACCCCCAATGGCAGGCAGGTGATCGAGTTTCGATATATAGGATATGTGCCGCTGAAGAAGTCCTTCCAATTCCCGCTGGCCTCTTCAACGCCACTGGAGGTGCTTCTAGTGGCCGACACGGAAGAAATGGAAGAGGTGGTCATTACGGCCACCCGCTCCAGCCGGACCATAGCAGACCTGCCCACACGGGTGGAAGCCATCTCTGGGGAGGAGCTGGCCGAAAAGGGAAACATGAAGCCGGGGGACATCAGGATGTTGTTGAACGAAAGCACCGGTATTCAAACCCAGCAGACTTCCGCCACCTCCTACAATTCAAGCATCCGTATCCAGGGGTTGGATGGGAAATACACGCAACTCCTGCGCGATGGCATGCCGTTGTATTCCGGGTTTTCGGGTGGGCTGGGCCTGCTTCAAATTGTACCGCTTGACTTGCAGCAGGTAGAAGTGATCAAAGGCGCGTCTTCCACCCTCTATGGCGGGGGTGCCATTGCCGGTTTGGTCAACCTTGTCTCCAAAACCCCCTCGGAAGACCGGGAACTCAACTTTATGCTCAACGGTACGTCTGCACTGGGATTGGACGTGAGTGGGTTTTATTCCCAAAAGTTTGAAAAAGTGGGGACCACCATCTTTGCTTCCTCCAATCATGGCACGCCTTACGATCCCGCCAATATCGGGTTGACGGCCATCCCCAAATTTGACCGCTTTACGTTGAACCCAAAACTTTTTGTTTACCTCAACGGGAACACTTCGTTTAATGTGGGGCTGAACACTACCATGGAAAAACGTACCGGAGGGGACCTCAACTACATTGAAGGGAAACCCACTGTGGCCAATCCCTATTTCGAGGAAAACACGACTGCACGGGTAAGCTCCCAGACGGGAGTTGACCACAAAATTGATGGCCACCGCAAACTGAGCTTCCGAAACAGCACCAGTTATTACGATAGGGGGATTAGAATCCCCTCCTATGAATTCTCAGGTGTGCAATGGGCTTCCTTCAGTGAGTTGGCGTACAACAAGCGGGGCACAAAGATGGAATGGATAGCAGGGTTGAACTTGTGGACCGATCAATTCAAACAAAATAATGTGGCCCCGGCCGAAGCCATTGACTATAATTATAACACCGTGGGTGTTTTCGTCCAAAATACATGGAATGCTTCAAGCCTGTTGACTTTGGAGACGGGAATGCGTGGCGACTATCAAAACAAATACGGGTTTTTTGCACTGCCAAGGGTATCGGCCATGTTTAAACTGCACCCCAAACTTACCGCCAGGGCAGGGGGCGGACTGGGGTACAAGGCGCCAACGGTTTTCACGGAAGATGCAGAGCGCATCCAATTCCAAAATGTGCTGCCCATCAACACGGCCACCACGGAAGCGGAGAAATCAACAGGAGGGAACCTGGACTTCAATTATAAATCGCCACTCTCCGATAACATGACGTTCAATATCAATACCCTGTTTTTTTACACCCGAATTGACAATCCATTGATACTGGTACCGGCAGGTGGTTATTATGAATACCAGCAACCGGCAGGGCTCATTGATACAAAGGGCATTGAAACCAATGTGAAACTGACCTATAATGACTTAAAGCTCTTTGTTGGTTATACGTTGGCCGATGTAAACACCCATTACAATGGCAATACCTCTGCTTTTCCCCTGGTGGCCAAACACCGGCTCAACAATGTGCTGATGTATGAGGTGGAAGGGAAGCTGAAAATTGGATTGGAGGGCTACTACTTTAGCAGACAAAAGCTTAACGATGGCGCCATAGGCCAATCCTATTGGATATTTGGCTTGATGACGGAGAAGCTATGGGAGAATTTTTCCTTGTTCCTCAACTTTGAGAATTTTGGGGATACCCGCCAAACCCGCTTTGACACCATCTTTACCGGCCCCGTTAACAACCCTACCTTCCGCGACATCTATGCCCCGGTGGATGGGTTTGTGGTGAATGGGGGGATCAAGGTTAAGTTGTGA
- a CDS encoding N-6 DNA methylase, with protein MSAGRTVNSQSQSWGTPLKYVKAIKRFFGGSISLDPCSNEHSIVHAETEFMLPHHDGLRENWNFPTIYMNPPYGADRERGTTIKNWLAKCALTHQKYDSEILALVPVATNTGHWKQSVFGQATAICFLYDTRLKFLENGLDIGKGAPMSCAMIYWGQNHDKFYDIFIDYGAVVDISSLKGVEIGAERKHMKLKFE; from the coding sequence ATGAGCGCAGGTAGAACAGTAAATTCTCAAAGCCAAAGCTGGGGAACGCCCCTTAAATATGTAAAAGCGATCAAAAGATTTTTTGGTGGCTCTATTTCATTAGATCCATGTTCAAATGAACATTCAATAGTTCATGCTGAGACTGAGTTTATGCTACCACACCATGACGGGCTTAGGGAAAATTGGAACTTCCCGACAATCTATATGAATCCACCATACGGTGCAGACAGGGAGAGGGGGACAACTATTAAAAACTGGCTGGCAAAATGTGCGTTGACGCATCAAAAATACGACTCGGAAATATTGGCTTTGGTTCCAGTTGCGACAAACACGGGACATTGGAAACAGAGTGTTTTCGGACAGGCAACGGCCATTTGTTTTCTCTATGACACAAGACTAAAATTCCTTGAAAACGGTTTGGACATAGGCAAGGGGGCACCTATGTCGTGTGCTATGATTTATTGGGGTCAGAACCATGACAAGTTCTACGACATCTTCATTGACTATGGTGCTGTTGTAGACATTTCAAGTCTTAAAGGAGTTGAAATAGGTGCTGAAAGAAAGCACATGAAATTAAAATTCGAATAA
- a CDS encoding homoserine dehydrogenase, producing MAKTVRTVLVGLGHVNLGLLSILIAKEKQIAKEYGLHFKIVGAIDSSGMAVSEKGFGYEELTNIKFNKGKLNETTGFVPQPVEGIADCIDADLLVDASPVNLVPKNPGVRLVKNALSKGWRAVFANKSPLVLAYDELNGLAREHKTKILFSATVCGGLPVINVLRRDLKLASLINLHGVFNATSNFVLQEMENGGTMEAALEEAKRVGAAETDPTLDISGQDTANKLYIMMKSFTNFNGLIKDIAMEGIDEVTPEKLLEATKNNCTIKLVASAYYKGHWHLSVKPTLVARDSFLGSCNGWEMGLEVKTDLYESVSMKNFEADPKGTSAAVLRDMIDLCA from the coding sequence ATGGCCAAAACGGTACGCACTGTCCTGGTAGGGCTCGGCCATGTAAACCTGGGCTTGCTCAGCATACTGATCGCGAAGGAAAAACAAATTGCCAAGGAGTATGGTTTGCACTTTAAAATCGTGGGGGCCATCGATTCGTCCGGGATGGCGGTGAGCGAAAAAGGATTTGGCTACGAAGAGCTGACCAATATCAAGTTCAACAAGGGAAAGTTAAACGAAACCACGGGGTTTGTCCCCCAGCCGGTGGAAGGGATTGCCGATTGCATTGATGCCGACCTGCTGGTTGACGCATCGCCCGTGAACCTGGTGCCCAAAAACCCAGGCGTCCGGTTGGTCAAAAATGCCCTTTCAAAAGGATGGCGGGCAGTGTTTGCCAACAAATCCCCGCTAGTGCTGGCTTATGACGAGTTGAACGGGCTGGCCCGCGAACACAAAACAAAAATATTGTTCAGCGCCACGGTGTGTGGGGGGCTGCCCGTCATCAACGTGCTTAGGCGGGACTTAAAGTTGGCCTCGTTAATCAACCTGCACGGGGTTTTTAATGCCACCAGCAACTTTGTGTTGCAGGAGATGGAAAATGGCGGGACCATGGAGGCGGCCCTTGAGGAGGCCAAGCGTGTCGGGGCCGCGGAGACAGACCCTACCCTAGACATCAGCGGGCAGGACACCGCCAACAAGCTGTACATCATGATGAAAAGCTTTACCAACTTCAATGGCCTGATAAAGGACATCGCCATGGAAGGTATTGACGAGGTCACCCCTGAAAAACTATTGGAGGCCACCAAAAACAATTGCACCATTAAACTGGTTGCCTCTGCCTACTACAAAGGGCATTGGCACCTGTCCGTCAAGCCCACCCTGGTGGCCCGGGATTCCTTCCTAGGGTCTTGCAATGGATGGGAAATGGGGCTGGAGGTAAAAACGGATTTATACGAATCCGTTTCCATGAAAAATTTTGAGGCCGACCCCAAAGGCACCTCCGCGGCCGTGCTACGGGACATGATTGATTTGTGCGCGTGA
- a CDS encoding aminotransferase class V-fold PLP-dependent enzyme has protein sequence MDKRSFLKQLTLMGLSVSPSVNAVEKLLRDVSHLPAGEVAKDEDFWAKIRGGYKLKPDYINLENGYYCFLPQETLEHFIDHVREVNYQGSYYMRTVQWDNKKAMAEKLAGLAGCGPEELIITRNTTESLDLVISGMHWKEGDEAVMAEQDYGAMLNQFKLVAKRYGVTNKTVSVPNHPKSDQEIVDLYASAITDKTKLLMVCHMINITGHILPIRKICDMAHSKGVLVMVDGAHAFAHINYSIADLDCDYYGTSLHKWLSVPLGAGFLYVKKGKVDKVWPLLAEGEREPNDISLLNHIGTHPVHTDLSIANAIDYYLKIGRDRKEERLRYLQRYWSDQVRGQGNIIINTPEDPALSCGIANVGIRGMKPHDLADTLMKKYKIYTVAIDGANVHGCRITPNIYTTPKELDVFVKALKEMGNA, from the coding sequence ATGGACAAGCGTTCGTTCCTAAAACAGCTCACCTTAATGGGCCTGAGTGTCTCCCCTTCCGTCAACGCGGTGGAAAAATTATTGCGCGATGTGTCCCATTTGCCGGCCGGGGAGGTGGCAAAAGACGAGGATTTCTGGGCAAAAATCAGGGGTGGCTACAAATTAAAACCGGACTACATCAACCTGGAAAACGGGTACTACTGCTTCCTTCCCCAGGAAACCCTGGAACATTTTATTGACCATGTGCGCGAGGTAAACTACCAGGGCTCCTACTATATGCGAACGGTACAATGGGACAACAAAAAAGCGATGGCCGAAAAGCTGGCCGGGCTGGCCGGTTGTGGGCCGGAAGAATTGATCATTACCCGCAACACCACCGAGTCGCTGGACCTGGTGATAAGCGGGATGCACTGGAAAGAAGGGGACGAGGCCGTAATGGCCGAACAGGACTATGGCGCGATGCTCAACCAGTTCAAACTTGTGGCCAAACGGTACGGGGTAACCAACAAAACCGTATCCGTGCCCAACCATCCCAAATCCGATCAGGAAATTGTGGACCTTTATGCCAGTGCCATCACGGACAAGACCAAACTGTTAATGGTTTGCCACATGATCAACATTACAGGGCACATCCTGCCGATCAGGAAAATATGCGACATGGCGCACAGCAAAGGGGTGCTGGTGATGGTGGATGGCGCCCATGCCTTTGCGCACATCAATTACTCCATTGCCGACCTGGATTGCGACTATTATGGAACGAGCTTGCACAAATGGCTGAGCGTGCCGTTGGGCGCTGGATTTCTTTATGTGAAGAAAGGGAAGGTAGACAAGGTATGGCCATTGCTGGCCGAAGGCGAGCGGGAGCCTAACGACATCTCCTTGCTCAACCATATTGGCACCCATCCTGTGCACACCGACCTTTCCATTGCCAATGCCATCGATTATTATTTAAAAATTGGCCGGGACCGGAAGGAAGAAAGGCTGAGGTACCTGCAACGGTACTGGTCCGACCAGGTGAGGGGGCAAGGGAACATCATCATCAATACCCCGGAAGACCCCGCTTTATCCTGTGGCATCGCCAACGTGGGCATCCGGGGAATGAAGCCACATGACCTGGCCGACACTTTGATGAAAAAATACAAGATATACACCGTGGCCATTGATGGTGCCAACGTGCATGGCTGCCGCATTACGCCCAATATTTACACCACGCCCAAGGAACTGGATGTTTTTGTGAAGGCTTTGAAAGAAATGGGCAACGCTTAG
- a CDS encoding FkbM family methyltransferase, whose translation MFDYFKKSFQRKLARRVTREYPPVIGKVNLAKEGPIDFANWANPLVAPFTLTQSCVDFFRKFVKEGDLAIDIGANIGDTTVPMALAAGKTGLALGFDPNPYVFKILEANARLNKDKANIVPLPYAISKEEDEFYFISSEASFGNGGISTTRESPHGKFVHPGKIKGIDLSKFLESQYPEKLNRLSFIKIDTEGYDKEIIKSIRGLIQQYKPVIVAESFGASPNEAKMELFEVIHRDGYQIFHFEEFDAGTKTVAVNDKEEMAKWKDTVNIYAVPVSR comes from the coding sequence ATGTTTGACTATTTCAAAAAATCCTTTCAGCGAAAATTGGCCAGGCGCGTTACCCGGGAATACCCTCCTGTTATAGGAAAAGTAAATTTGGCAAAGGAAGGCCCCATAGACTTTGCCAATTGGGCCAACCCTTTGGTGGCCCCATTTACCCTTACACAATCCTGTGTGGACTTTTTTAGGAAGTTTGTCAAGGAAGGTGACTTGGCCATTGACATTGGTGCCAACATTGGGGACACCACGGTGCCCATGGCATTGGCCGCAGGCAAAACCGGCCTGGCCCTGGGGTTCGACCCCAATCCTTATGTCTTTAAAATCCTGGAGGCCAATGCCCGGTTAAACAAAGACAAGGCCAATATTGTGCCCCTGCCGTATGCCATCTCCAAAGAGGAAGACGAGTTTTACTTTATTTCGTCCGAGGCATCTTTTGGGAACGGGGGCATCTCCACCACCCGGGAAAGCCCGCACGGCAAGTTTGTGCACCCGGGCAAAATCAAGGGCATTGACCTGTCCAAATTCCTGGAAAGCCAATATCCTGAAAAATTAAACCGGTTATCGTTTATAAAAATCGATACGGAAGGCTACGACAAGGAAATCATAAAGTCCATAAGGGGATTGATCCAACAATACAAGCCGGTCATCGTGGCGGAAAGTTTTGGGGCCAGCCCCAACGAGGCCAAGATGGAACTGTTTGAGGTCATACACCGTGATGGGTACCAAATATTCCATTTTGAGGAATTTGATGCAGGCACAAAAACCGTGGCCGTAAATGACAAGGAAGAAATGGCGAAGTGGAAGGACACCGTTAATATCTATGCCGTCCCTGTTTCCCGCTAA
- a CDS encoding MFS transporter, which translates to MTGTLQQRTFTRYQVFIIAVLSFLQFTIILDFMVLSPLGALLMEQLDIAPGQFGWVVSAYAFSAGASGLLTAGFADKFDRKKLLLFFYSGFMLGTLFCALAPNYHYLLVARIVTGLFGGVIGSVSFAIITDLFKLEVRGRVMGFVQMSFAASQVLGLPIGLVLANEFGWHAPFWMISFTGIAVGVVLTRYMKPITGHLQVKPKANALQHLGEVLSRPNYVRAFLTTTLLATGGFMLMPFGSAFSIHNLGLTLEQLPVLYGVTGVFSIAFGPIIGKLSDKLGKLKVFAAGSLISIVIVAIYTHFGITPLWVVISMSVVMFVGISSRMISGSALMSGVPDAHDRGAFMSVNASVQQISGGVASAVAGAIVLQIDNGPLLRYDVLGYVVACTMLLSIWMMNLINKDVGRQGPETAPAMPLATVAKTA; encoded by the coding sequence ATGACAGGCACATTACAACAACGCACATTCACGCGCTACCAGGTTTTTATCATTGCCGTACTCTCCTTTCTGCAGTTTACCATCATTCTCGATTTCATGGTGTTGTCGCCATTGGGGGCACTGCTTATGGAGCAGCTGGACATTGCCCCCGGCCAATTTGGTTGGGTGGTGTCGGCCTATGCTTTTAGTGCAGGCGCCTCCGGGCTGCTCACGGCAGGTTTTGCCGACAAATTCGACCGCAAAAAATTGCTCTTGTTTTTCTATTCCGGGTTTATGCTGGGCACCCTTTTTTGTGCCTTGGCGCCCAATTACCATTACCTATTGGTTGCCCGCATCGTTACGGGGCTCTTTGGGGGCGTTATCGGTTCCGTAAGCTTTGCCATCATTACCGATCTTTTCAAACTGGAAGTGCGTGGCCGCGTGATGGGGTTTGTCCAGATGTCATTTGCGGCCAGCCAGGTCTTGGGGTTGCCTATCGGCCTGGTGCTGGCCAATGAATTCGGATGGCACGCGCCATTCTGGATGATATCATTTACCGGCATCGCAGTGGGGGTGGTTTTGACCCGCTACATGAAACCCATTACGGGGCATTTGCAGGTGAAACCAAAAGCCAATGCCTTGCAACACCTGGGAGAGGTCCTATCCCGGCCAAATTATGTGCGCGCCTTTCTCACCACCACCCTGCTGGCCACAGGCGGGTTTATGCTCATGCCCTTTGGGAGTGCCTTTAGCATCCACAACCTGGGCCTTACCCTGGAGCAACTGCCGGTGTTATATGGCGTGACAGGCGTATTCTCCATAGCCTTTGGCCCCATCATCGGAAAGCTCAGCGACAAGCTTGGAAAACTCAAAGTCTTTGCCGCAGGCTCCCTGATCAGTATTGTAATCGTTGCCATATATACCCATTTTGGCATCACCCCGCTATGGGTGGTGATATCCATGAGCGTGGTGATGTTCGTGGGGATATCTTCACGGATGATCTCCGGCTCCGCCCTTATGAGCGGGGTCCCGGATGCCCACGACCGCGGGGCCTTTATGAGCGTCAACGCTTCCGTGCAACAAATTTCCGGTGGGGTGGCCTCTGCCGTGGCCGGGGCAATCGTGCTGCAAATCGACAACGGCCCACTGTTGCGCTACGATGTGCTGGGGTACGTGGTGGCCTGCACCATGCTCTTGTCCATTTGGATGATGAACCTTATCAACAAAGATGTAGGCAGGCAAGGACCTGAAACGGCCCCTGCCATGCCCCTGGCCACCGTGGCCAAAACGGCCTGA
- a CDS encoding sigma-70 family RNA polymerase sigma factor, with translation MEDHELLAKIRNPETKSYGFNLLVREYQKRVYWLVRKMLIDHDDSSDVTQEVFIKVHHAIDRFREDAQLYTWIYRIATNECLSFLNKKKRRFFLPLEDVNKELGRKIDTAPDMDGEAIQRKLQKALLTLPDKQRLVFNLKYFEDMNYEQMSEITNTSVGALKASFHHATKKIEDFLTNH, from the coding sequence TTGGAAGACCACGAGCTATTGGCAAAAATAAGGAACCCCGAAACCAAAAGTTACGGGTTCAACCTGTTGGTGCGGGAATACCAAAAAAGGGTTTATTGGCTGGTGCGCAAAATGCTCATCGACCATGACGATTCGAGTGACGTCACACAGGAGGTGTTCATCAAGGTGCACCATGCGATAGACCGGTTTCGGGAAGACGCACAACTCTACACGTGGATCTACCGGATCGCCACCAATGAGTGCCTGTCTTTCCTGAACAAAAAAAAACGGAGGTTCTTCCTTCCGTTGGAAGACGTCAATAAGGAATTGGGGCGCAAAATCGACACCGCCCCCGACATGGACGGTGAGGCCATCCAAAGGAAACTGCAAAAGGCGCTGCTCACCCTGCCAGACAAGCAGCGGCTGGTGTTCAACCTGAAATACTTTGAAGACATGAACTATGAGCAAATGTCCGAAATCACAAATACGAGCGTGGGGGCGTTAAAAGCCAGTTTTCACCATGCCACAAAGAAAATAGAGGATTTTTTGACGAACCATTAA
- a CDS encoding aminotransferase class V-fold PLP-dependent enzyme, with protein MMVDFSPGPSQLYFTVEDHTRNAFRQGVPSLSHRSRAFEAIYQHTQEHLRALLSIPTTHHIFFTSSATEIWERLVQNLVVEHSAHFVNGAFSEKFYQVAKQLNKSAQEIRAADGEGFALPVKLNTELIGVAHNETSTGVALPKEFIYGLKDKNPHALLCVDAVSSLPFVDFDYSKIDSVYFSVQKGFGMPPGLGAWIVNDACMEKAASLQARGLPIGTHHSLPSYLKNGLKNQTPETPNSVAIYVLGKVAEDMARRGIGTIRKETEYKAVILYHELQRHPGLPPFVQDKTYQSPTVIVANPGRQTEKFATYLSKKGIKAGEGYGVHKGAHLRFANFPAHSKEQFELLVDSIQAF; from the coding sequence ATGATGGTTGATTTTTCACCTGGGCCTTCCCAACTTTATTTTACCGTGGAAGACCATACCCGCAATGCGTTTAGGCAGGGCGTGCCATCGCTGTCGCACCGCAGCCGTGCCTTTGAAGCCATATACCAACACACGCAAGAGCACCTTCGCGCGCTGCTTTCCATACCCACCACCCACCATATTTTCTTCACTTCCTCCGCCACCGAGATATGGGAACGGTTGGTGCAAAACCTTGTGGTGGAACACTCCGCCCATTTTGTGAATGGCGCATTCTCCGAAAAGTTTTACCAGGTCGCCAAACAACTCAACAAGAGCGCACAGGAAATCAGGGCAGCGGATGGCGAGGGGTTTGCCCTTCCGGTAAAATTGAATACCGAGCTGATTGGGGTGGCCCACAACGAAACCAGCACCGGGGTGGCCCTGCCCAAAGAATTTATCTACGGCTTAAAAGACAAAAACCCGCACGCGCTATTGTGCGTGGATGCCGTGTCCTCCCTTCCCTTTGTCGATTTCGACTATTCAAAAATAGATTCCGTGTACTTTTCCGTGCAAAAAGGGTTTGGGATGCCACCGGGGCTTGGGGCATGGATCGTAAATGATGCCTGCATGGAAAAGGCTGCCTCGCTCCAGGCCAGGGGACTGCCCATCGGCACGCACCACTCACTCCCCTCCTACCTAAAAAACGGGTTGAAAAACCAAACACCGGAGACGCCCAACAGCGTGGCCATTTATGTGTTGGGAAAGGTGGCGGAAGATATGGCTAGGCGTGGCATCGGCACCATCCGAAAAGAAACGGAATACAAGGCCGTCATCCTTTACCATGAGCTGCAGAGGCATCCCGGCCTGCCGCCTTTTGTGCAGGACAAAACCTACCAGTCCCCAACGGTGATTGTGGCCAACCCCGGCCGGCAAACGGAAAAGTTCGCCACGTACCTATCGAAAAAAGGGATAAAAGCGGGCGAAGGGTATGGCGTGCACAAGGGCGCCCATTTGCGTTTTGCCAATTTTCCGGCCCATTCCAAGGAACAATTTGAGCTTTTGGTGGATTCCATCCAGGCATTTTGA